A region of Panicum virgatum strain AP13 chromosome 8N, P.virgatum_v5, whole genome shotgun sequence DNA encodes the following proteins:
- the LOC120685218 gene encoding uncharacterized protein LOC120685218: protein MTFAATVASDSAAAERVVVKIEEAKAPATWVVATAAPRHATGNRDLLSCFTHLQDSGLFVHAADGTPMPVLGCGDVVTAAVVLPDVWYVPGLTANLVSVSQLSELDYSVGFGRTECFIRSPADGGLVGSARVGEGGLFEVDFLRVHQLGM, encoded by the coding sequence ATGACTTTTGCTGCTACTGTGGCCAgcgactctgctgctgctgagcgtGTCGTCGTCAAGATAGAGGAGGCGAAGGCACCAGCTACTTGGGTCGTCGCAACTGCTGCTCCGCGCCACGCGACGGGGAACCGCGACCTGCTCTCCTGCTTCACGCACCTGCAGGATTCCGGCCTCTTCGTGCACGCAGCCGACGGGACGCCCATGCCGGTCCTCGGCTGCGGCGACGTCGTCACCGCCGCCGTGGTTCTCCCCGACGTGTGGTACGTCCCCGGGCTCACGGCCAACCTTGTTTCCGTCAGCCAGCTCTCGGAGCTCGACTACAGCGTCGGGTTCGGCCGCACCGAGTGCTTCATCAGGAGCCCCGCCGACGGTGGGCTTGTCGGCTCCGCTCGCGTCGGGGAAGGAGGGCTGTTTGAGGTGGACTTCCTCAGAGTTCATCAATTGGGCATGTGA